Proteins encoded by one window of Lasioglossum baleicum chromosome 4, iyLasBale1, whole genome shotgun sequence:
- the LOC143207676 gene encoding uncharacterized protein LOC143207676 has product MDNKVNASEVENISMIGSSGIFHLPGVPEISDVLESTGLSPLTSSLDHTLTLQEDKLLSTEVNMGIEDTWTEANSSTSDYAIPLPPPPGLGDFTDIGTDELIDNSGTGIEHGPFLPPGTPALNNLFSEGGDSQDDSPMEDVVLRAGVCGLRNLGNTCFMAAGLQCLTATPPVLQHFLDLQQRGEKLPPPGSLMAHFSVLLSKMWSGRYSVLRPIEFKQTLGAYHSQFKDYRQHDCQEFLALLLDSLHEQMNTAKGTKNCQTPSSTTTANSINSVENSNGKTMSPVTATSNANCNSDLLEMYACLPSPECPNSPNVTMAGSPRDLDSSIGELDSTANSPRGSPLNDVDDEETLDSFETVETKSNTFIHNKVDEKENEIAPSFRLDTLIEFSKNVPKYHGLYDIHKEAKTSNANFLVTLQECNNEIHYDSQKFPKENVRRMPLDNSNLMENHDFDNKSVSVKRIKEVNIEKVNCGVDYASSGSDIEYDNGLEKCNVKRMRLDDQEKNHKRDGLGSISSQCTRVSQSYGNGAIAAQDEIEADKHWANHLRSNRSIIVDTFQGQFKSKVVCAVCKHVSVTYEPFMYLSVPLPHAMERQLNVTYVPANGDQPIKCVVSLNKQSRIGKLKDELLKTLGKGNIAVANIALAEVLENHISKILDDNILLRHINDTNRSIYAFELTEPPDAYTSVPDGGGDRVAEADSGACQKSAITGDEVPCTICLEELDGDLKRHSGNSCNFVMCDVCIENYFKNQTEPVLCPMCSTYMTASSFVKIDQTGRPRPAVRILNVPLVLRHDTTNETTNNRKGTKLFGYPHLVRLPSRVNAKDLYDIVRRNVPQEGSYTLHFVTGQGHHCSRCMYTEHCTGCSVPETDMVVLQNGDTLAVRYTEHVPKIAPPIEHVSISKQRPHHPLSLYDCLQAFSQSEMLDEHNPWFCPKCERNQCATKTLTVHRYPKFLIVYLKRFVFYECASMKLDDKVTFPLVGLSVGRHLYDLYACVCHFGGVSAGHYTAYAKNPRTDMWYYYNDEITSRQKPHDEDFSNAYILFYSRQGTNIKPCNI; this is encoded by the exons ATGGACAATAAGGTGAATGCCTCAGAAGtagaaaatatttcaatgaTTGGATCATCTGGAATTTTTCACCTGCCTGGAGTCCCAGAGATATCAGACGTACTAGAGTCGACCGGTCTCAGTCCGTTAACGTCTTCCTTAGATCATACTCTCACCCTTCAAGAGGATAAATTACTTTCTACTGAAGTTAATATGGGCATAGAAGACACATG GACTGAAGCAAATAGTTCAACCTCAGATTATGCCATTCCGCTTCCACCGCCACCTGGATTAGGCGATTTCACAGATATCGGCACGGACGAACTAATTGACAATAGTGGGACTGGTATAGAGCATGGTCCATTCTTACCACCTGGTACACCTGCTTTAAACAacttgttctcggaaggtggaGATTCTCAAGATGATTCTCCAATGG AGGATGTAGTATTACGCGCAGGTGTATGTGGCCTTCGTAATCTTGGTAATACTTGTTTTATGGCTGCTGGTTTGCAATGTTTAACTGCAACACCACCTGTTCTGCAACATTTTTTGGATTTGCAGCAGAGGGGGGAGAAACTTCCTCCTCCTGGGTCATTGATGGCACATTTCAGTGTACTGCTTAGTAAAATGTGGTCTGGTAGATACAGTGTTCTCAGGCCTATCGAATTTAAACAAACTTTGGGAGCGTATCATTCGCAATTTAAAGATTACCGACAG CATGATTGCCAAGAGTTTCTTGCCCTGCTGTTGGATTCTCTGCACGAACAAATGAACACAGCAAAGGGTACAAAAAATTGTCAAACTCCCTCGTCTACAACTACTGCCAACTCGATTAACTCGGTGGAGAACTCGAACGGGAAAACAATGTCCCCAGTTACTGCCACTAGTAACGCCAATTGTAATTCAGACTTGTTAGAGATGTACGCCTGTTTACCATCACCAGAATGTCCTAATAGCCCTAACGTGACAATGGCTGGTTCACCAAGGg ACTTAGATTCATCGATAGGCGAGTTAGATAGTACTGCAAACTCACCACGAGGATCACCTTTGAACGACGTCGATGACGAAGAGACGCTCGATTCTTTCGAAACCGTTGAAACAAAATCGAACACGTTTATTCACAATAAAGTTGACGAGAAGGAGAACGAGATCGCTCCTTCGTTCAGACTGGACACGTtgatagaattttcgaaaaacgTTCCCAAATACCACGGTCTTTATGATATTCATAAAGAGGCGAAAACTAGCAACGCGAATTTTTTAGTGACGCTGCAAGAATGTAATAACGAGATTCATTATGATTCACAGAAATTCCCGAAAGAGAATGTTCGTAGGATGCCTTTAGACAATTCGAATCTAATGGAGAATCACGATTTCGACAATAAAAGCGTCAGCGTTAAACGAATAAAAGAAGTTAATATTGAAAAAGTCAATTGTGGTGTGGATTATGCGTCGAGCGGCTCCGATATAGAGTACGACAATGGTTTAGAGAAGTGTAACGTGAAACGCATGCGGTTAGACGATCAAGAGAAGAATCACAAACGCGATGGCCTTGGAAGTATTAGTTCGCAATGTACACGGGTCTCTCAAAGTTACGGTAATGGAGCTATCGCCGCACAAGATGAGATTGAGGCGGATAAACATTGGGCGAATCACTTGAGGTCTAATAGGAGTATAATTGTTGACACTTTCCAGGGACAGTTTAAGAGCAAG GTTGTATGTGCAGTATGTAAACACGTTTCAGTTACGTACGAGCCGTTCATGTATTTGTCAGTACCGTTGCCTCATGCGATGGAAAGGCAATTGAACGTGACATATGTTCCCGCGAATGGCGATCAACCAATTAAGTGTGTGGTCTCATTGAACAAGCAGTCGcgcattggaaaattgaaggacGAGCTGCTGAAAACGTTAGGCAAGGGGAATATCGCAGTGGCGAATATTGCGCTCGCAGAAGTCTTGGAGAACCATATATCAAAGATTCTG GATGACAATATTCTCTTGAGACACATCAATGATACGAATCGATCTATATACGCCTTTGAACTCACGGAACCTCCTGACGCGTACACTTCAGTACCAGATGGTGGTGGTGATCGTGTGGCGGAAGCTGACAGTGGAGCCTGTCAAAAGTCGGCGATTACCGGAGACGAAGTTCCGTGCACGATCTGCCTCGAAGAATTGGACGGCGATTTGAAAAGGCATAGCGGGAATAGCTGTAATTTCGTCATGTGCGATGTCTGTATCGAG AACTACTTCAAGAATCAAACAGAACCCGTTTTGTGTCCGATGTGTTCGACGTACATGACTGCGTCTTCGTTCGTTAAAATAGACCAAACGGGCCGGCCGAGGCCCGCGGTTAGAATTTTAAATGTACCATTGGTGTTGCGGCACGACACGACGAACGAAACGACGAATAACCGCAAGGGAACTAAACTGTTCGGGTACCCGCATTTAGTGAGATTACCTTCAAGGGTAAATGCGAAAGATTTGTATGATATTGTTAGGCGAAACGTTCCGCAAGAAGGGAGTTACACGCTCCATTTTGTTACAGGCCAG GGCCATCATTgttctcgttgtatgtatactGAACATTGCACGGGTTGTAGCGTGCCGGAGACTGACATGGTCGTGTTGCAAAATGGCGACACTTTGGCTGTGCGGTATACAGAACATGTTCCTAAGATCGCGCCTCCGATTGAGCATGTCAGCATTAGCAAACAGAGGCCGCATCATCCTTTGTCTTTATACGACTGTCTTCAAGCATTTAGTCAGAG CGAAATGTTAGACGAACACAATCCTTGGTTTTGTCCGAAATGTGAACGAAATCAATGCGCCACGAAAACGCTCACGGTTCATAGATACCCCAAGTTCCTTATAGTTTATTTGAAACG ATTTGTGTTTTACGAGTGTGCTAGTATGAAGTTAGACGACAAAGTCACATTCCCTTTGGTTGGCTTAAGTGTGGGTCGACACTTGTACGATCTGTACGCCTGCGTCTGCCATTTTGGAG GAGTATCGGCTGGACATTACACAGCTTACGCGAAGAACCCACGCACGGACATGTGGTACTATTACAACGATGAGATCACGAGCAGACAGAAGCCTCACGACGAAGATTTCAGCAACGCTTATATACTTTTTTACAGTCGGCAAGGGACCAAC